Proteins from a genomic interval of Ciona intestinalis chromosome 9, KH, whole genome shotgun sequence:
- the LOC100185104 gene encoding anaphase-promoting complex subunit 5-like yields the protein MFTQHGDKFARDQITPHRLSLLILIKNYADICDGKHADYTRMVWQDDFASKRLLDRSILTWLQQSNGSLKEMIRIVGLCSKVLHESFKSMLDAICNFESIENLENFFSNLGYSLFQSNDSDSTLQKCLLGLFCRRMLIYYERLAFCELQPLFDSFIKYCAPNVPMDKPLSDPLSQNGSPDESGNTAVAMDSNKVDDMELECQSEMDSKSSRDSIDTELKASDLKTEKCEEFDSPDYFSRQQADNFFKHQAMLLEHNEADALPPVILQQRIRQFLKTNPELTQAHFLSYLNSLRLGEFCGAMDSLLMFMIRHNWKSFPLFPKLDDENLNKNQRYATLNLALLHLRFGHTEAALAATKESINLAHLSNDPMCLQHSMALLHHLQPKSSRQQMAEEVIKPAKKHGLAELAFNATQAYTKSEGLHNGKPDKLFRNLTASDVLQCSKPLTYFSMTSVTHKASLWRMYGKRWIIVKVLS from the exons ATGTTCACACAACATGGGGATAAATTTGCCCGTGATCAAATTACCCCACATAGGTTAAGTTTGCtgattttgattaaaaactaTGCGGATATATGTGATGGAAAACATGCGGATTACACACGGATGGTGTGGCAAGATG ACTTTGCAAGCAAGCGACTATTAGATCGTTCTATTCTCACTTGGCTTCAACAATCAAACGGATCGCTTAAA gAAATGATACGCATCGTTGGTTTATGTTCCAAAGTTTTACACGAGTCGTTTAAATCAATGCTGGACGCCATTTGTAATTTTGAAAGCATCGAAAATCTTGAAAACTTTTTCTCCAACCTCGGTTATTCGTTGTTTCAATCGAACGATTCTGATTCAACGCTTCAAAAATGTTTGCTAGG TTTATTCTGTCGCAGAATGTTGATTTATTACGAGCGTCTCGCGTTCTGTGAACTTCAACCTTTATTTGATTcctttattaaatattgtgCACCTAATGTTCCAATggataag CCACTATCCGATCCTCTTAGTCAGAATGGGAGCCCTGAtgaatctggcaacactgcagtTGCCATGGACAGCAATAAAGTAGATGACATGGAGTTGGAATGTCAGAGTGAGATGGACAGCAAGAGTAGCAGGGATTCTATTGACACCGAACTCAAAGCGTCTGATCTAAAAACTGAGAA ATGCGAAGAGTTTGATTCCCCTGATTATTTTTCGCGCCAACAAGCagacaacttttttaaacaccaAGCCATGCTATTGGAACACAACGAGGCTGATGCGTTGCCTCCCGTTATTTTGCAACAAAGAATCCGACAGTTTCTTAAAACCAACCCAGAGTTAACACAAGCA CATTTCTTAAGTTACTTGAACAGTTTAAGATTGGGTGAATTCTGTGGAGCAATGGACAGCCTACTAATGTTTATGATTCGACATAATTGGAAAAGTTTCCCACTTTTTCCTAAACTTGATGATGagaatttgaataaaaaccaaAG GTACGCGACCCTTAACCTCGCTTTGCTACATTTACGTTTCGGCCACACGGAGGCAGCATTGGCAGCAACGAAGGAATCGATAAACTTGGCGCATCTTTCTAATGACCCCATGTGTTTACAACATTCCATG GCCCTTCTACACCACCTGCAACCAAAATCAAGTCGCCAACAAATGGCGGAAGAAGTTATTAAACCTGCCAAGAAACATGGCTTGGCG GAACTTGCTTTTAACGCAACTCAAGCTTACACCAAGAGTGAAGGGTTACACAATGGTAAACCTGATAAGTTATTTCGTAATCTAACGGCATCAGATGTGCTGCAATGTTCCAAACCATTGACCTACTTTTCAATGACAAGCGTAACTCATAAAGCTTCACTGTGGAGAATGTATGGGAAAAGGTGGAtaattgtaaaagttttatctTAG